One part of the Asterias amurensis chromosome 11, ASM3211899v1 genome encodes these proteins:
- the LOC139943727 gene encoding splicing factor U2AF 50 kDa subunit-like — MPGTDEDDRKSTERRRRSRSRERRSRSRSRSRERRRRSRSKSRDRDRKNRRQPSRSPPPQRRRRKPYKYWDVPPVGFENITPQQYKKMQGCPDTSTPAVPLSPPNMANMPNMPPMPVAPQPMMMPQQPASAMPIVANQMTRQARRLYVGNIPFGVTEEQMVDFFNAKMLELGIGQTPGKPVLAVQVNHDKNFAFLEFRSIDETTQAMAFDGIMYQNQCLKIRRPKDYQPMPGVPETPSMHVPGVVSTVVQDSPHKIFIGGLPNYLTDDQVKELLSSFGTLKAFNLVKDSATSMSKGYAFCEYVKTEVTDQAIEGLNGMQLGEKKLIVQRASVGAKNATAQNMAAQAVQLNIPGLNLPGTAGPQTEILCLMNMVTPDDLKDEDEYEDILDDVRDECGKYGAVRSIEIPRPIEGMDIPGCGKIFVEFSNTMESQAAQQGLSGRKFANRVVVTSFFDPGAYHRRDF; from the exons ATGCCTGGGACAGACGAAGATGATAGGAAGA GTACAGAGCGGAGGAGAAGAAGTCGAAGCAGAGAGAGGCGCAGCAGGAGTCGGAGTCGTAGTAGAGAAAGAAGAAGGCGCAGCAGGAGCAAGAGTCGAGACCGTGACAGGAAGAACAGACGCCAACCAAG TCGATCACCACCACCACAAAGACGTCGACGCAAGCCTTACAAGTACTGGGATGTTCCTCCAGTGGGCTTTGAGAACATCACTCCTCAGCAGTACAAGAAAATGCAAGGAT GTCCAGATACTTCTACACCTGCTGTACCGTTGTCTCCGCCCAACATGGCCAACATGCCCAATATGCCGCCGATGCCCGTCGCCCCTCAGCCCATGATGATGCCTCAGCAGCCTGCATCCGCTATGCCCATCGTGGCCAATCAGATGACTCGACAGGCACGCCGACTCTATGTAGGGAACATCCCCTTTGGGGTTACGGAG GAGCAAATGGTGGACTTCTTCAATGCAAAGATGCTGGAGTTGGGGATCGGTCAGACCCCTGGGAAGCCGGTCCTAGCCGTGCAGGTCAACCACGACAAGAACTTTGCTTTCCTGGAG TTCCGCTCCATTGATGAGACGACCCAAGCCATGGCGTTTGACGGGATCATGTACCAGAACCAATGCCTGAAGATTCGACGACCCAAGGATTATCAACCTATGCCGGGAGTACCTGAGACGCCCTCTATGCATGTTCCAG GTGTTGTCTCTACCGTGGTGCAGGACTCCCCACACAAGATCTTCATTGGCGGTCTACCCAATTATTTGACTGATGATCAG GTGAAGGAGTTGCTGTCGTCCTTTGGGACTCTGAAGGCGTTCAACCTGGTGAAGGACAGTGCCACGTCTATGTCCAAGGGTTATGCCTTCTGCGAGTACGTCAAGACTGAAGTCACTGATCAG GCTATTGAGGGTCTGAACGGCATGCAGTTGGGAGAGAAGAAGTTGATCGTCCAACGAGCTAGTGTGGGAGCCAAGAACGCCACTGCTCAGAATATG GCTGCTCAGGCTGTGCAGCTGAACATCCCTGGATTGAACCTTCCTGGTACAGCCGGTCCACAGACTGAGATCCTGTGTCTCATGAATATGGTGACCCCAGATGACCTCAAGGATGAGGATGAATACGAAG ACATTCTTGATGATGTTCGTGACGAATGTGGAAAGTACGGCGCAGTCCGCAGCATTGAGATACCAAGACCCATTGAGGGCATGGACATTCCTGGATGTGGAAAG ATTTTTGTGGAGTTCAGCAACACTATGGAGTCTCAGGCTGCACAGCAGGGATTGTCCGGCAGGAAGTTTGCCAACCGTGTCGTCGTCACGTCCTTCTTCGACCCCGGTGCATATCACCGTCGGGATTTctag
- the LOC139943869 gene encoding soluble calcium-activated nucleotidase 1-like: MSNVGWIAKSTDTARSPSSNLLTSVSSRGNRTSSPWPCVGVLRGKPKVVIGVVMFLILVLVFLLLPSSKHGSASGLLITEDIDGTFAMSSAAYNRTYPITNPERTLDGKRFRIGLISDLDQSSKSTTKDNTWIGYFLKGYLTINNYYDHVSITLDSEPAVLKSQLSQGGRGMELSELVTFNGKLYSVDDRTGVVYEVIGDTVVPWLILSDGNGKITKGFKGEWMAVKDQKLFVGGLGKEWTTTDGELVNLNPQWVKLISFQGGVAHLSWVKKYNAMRDAAGVPWPGYMIHESGVWSDIHKRWFFLPRRASKERYTEADDEHRATNLLITCDDNFKEVHVNKIGVLNNIRGYSSFKFIPGTKDTVIVALKTEEDRGSIATYITAFDIYGKILVADRKFADLKYEGIEFI, encoded by the exons ATGTCAAACGTTGGCTGGATCGCGAAATCGACAGACACTGCTCGATCCCCTTCCTCCAATCTTTTGACGTCTGTTTCATCGAGGGGGAACCGGACCAGCTCACCCTGGCCTTGTGTCGGTGTACTGCGGGGCAAACCAAAGGTCGTCATAGGTGTAGTAATGTTTTTGATACTAGTTCTTGTATTTCTACTCCTCCCAAGTTCTAAACATGGTAGTGCTAGTGGACTGCTTATTACAGAGGACATAGATGGAACATTCGCCATGTCAAGTGCTGCGTACAATAGAACTTACCCAATTACCAATCCTGAGAGAACATTAGACGGTAAGCGTTTTCGCATCGGACTAATTTCAGATTTGGATCAGAGTTCAAAATCGACGACGAAAGATAATACATGGATTGGTTATTTCTTGAAAGGATATCTCACCATAAACAATTACTACGATCATGTTAGTATAACACTCGACAGCGAACCTGCGGTGTTGAAGTCACAACTATCTCAGGGAGGTAGGGGGATGGAGTTGTCCGAGTTGGTGACGTTCAACGGGAAGCTGTATTCAGTGGATGATCGTACGGGTGTCGTCTACGAAGTAATTGGTGATACCGTGGTGCCATGGTTAATTCTCTCTGATGGAAATGGAAAAATTACAAAGG GGTTTAAAGGTGAATGGATGGCAGTGAAGGACCAGAAATTGTTTGTAGGCGGACTTGGTAAGGAATGGACGACGACAGATGGGGAACTTGTCAACCTGAACCCCCAATGGGTGAAATTGATCAGCTTCCAGGGTGGTGTTGCCCACTTGAGCTGGGTCAAGAAGTACAACGCCATGAGAGATGCTGCAGGTGTACCATGGCCAG GCTACATGATCCACGAATCTGGGGTGTGGAGTGACATCCACAAGCGTTGGTTTTTCCTCCCCCGTCGAGCGAGCAAAGAGCGTTACACCGAGGCGGACGACGAACACAGAGCCACTAACCTCCTGATAACCTGCGACGACAACTTCAAGGAGGTCCACGTCAATAAAATCGGTGTCTTGAATAATATTCGCGGCTATTCATCCTTTAAGTTCATCCCGGGTACTAAAGATACGGTTATAGTAGCACTTAAAACTGAGGAGGACCGTGGAAGTATAGCAACGTATATTACTGCTTTTGATATTTATGGAAAGATTCTTGTCGCGGATAGAAAATTTGCTGATTTAAAATATGAGGGTATTGAATTTATATAG